A stretch of DNA from Syngnathus acus chromosome 1, fSynAcu1.2, whole genome shotgun sequence:
ATGCACTCAGCCTACAGTCCCTAATTTGCTCCTTCACACCCGCCCGCTTAGCAACAGCCTCATTCATCAATGATGGTAAAAGTCCAGCACGAATTGCGCTGCAAACGACTTCAGTGTTCATTTTGCCTCCACGTCAAGATCGGCCGGCCGCAAAATGGAGTCCTCGCCCTCGAAGCCCTTCAacgggaagaaaagaaaaaaggatgcGGATCTTCCTCCCGATGCGGCGAAGAGGGGCAGAAGGCAACGCGCCGACGAAAGCGAGCGAGCGGACCCGCTGATCTCTGTGGCTCCCCAACGCCTGCGGCAGCCCATCGCGGCCGAGGAGCTGACGGAGCTCCTGCACTACGCCGCTCTCGGGGACGGCGGCACGGTCGGACGGCCGAGGTCGCCGAGGTTCGCTCGTTCGGGGCCGCCTGAGTGAATTTAGGCCTGAGCGgccgtgtgtgttttgcagttGGTGTGATGTGCGCGCACAAAGCCGTGTTGAAGGCGTCAACGTGGTGCTGGTGGAGGGCGTGAGCCAAAGCGACTTCTACAATCACTACCTGACTCTTAGCAACTTGAGGAGCCACTTCAGCAATGTGAGTCCATTCCCTGACTAAGGAGAAGCCACGCTTATTGTTGCCTTGTTTGCGTTAGAGGTTGACCTTCACGTCGGGCGGCGGCCAGGGCGCCCTGCTTTCTACCATCTTCGGCACGCCGGTGGAAGCGCCGCCGCGGCAAGACGGCAAGCTGAACAAAGGTCGGCGAGAAAGGCTGGCTCTTCTAGACCAGTTAGTCGGTCCTGGAGAATGTGTGTGAGGTGACGCCACGGTGTTTGCAGCGCTGAGGACTCACCCGGTGGTGCTCAAGTACGGGACGGGCAAACGGGGCCTGACGGCCTACGTGCTCGGCCAGGAGGAGCTGATCAAGCGGCGTTACCCCGTGAAAGGTGACGGCTCGTCGCCGCCTCCGCCCTTCCTCTGGAGAGGCTGGCGTTCACCCTCCGCTTGGCCGTCGTTCTCGCCGTCGCCAGGGCTGCCCGGCTTCGAGGACTTTGCGTGCGCCGACTGCGTAGACGTGACGGACGCCAGCCCTCTCTTTGGACTGGACTGCGAAATGGTGAGACGACCTGAGCTCCGCCCCTTCCCCAAGTGACCGCAGCCGGCGACAGTGTCTCACCAGGAGGGGCTACGAGCTGACCCGAGTCTGCCTGGTGGACAGCGAGGGGAAGTGCGCGATGGACCGGCTGGTTAAACCCGACGGCCCGATCCTCGACTACCTCACCAAGTAAGCGCCGTGGAGCTCGCCAACGTTTATGAGTTCAGACAAACGCAAACTTCCGAAGCCTGCGTGCGCCGCCAGGTTCTCCGGCATCacggcggccatgttggatCCGGTCAAGAGGAGTTTGCGTGACGTCCAAGCCGAGCTGAGGACGCTGTTGCCGCGCGACGCCGTCCTGGTGGGCCACTCTGTCAACAACGACCTAGCCGCTCTCAAAGTAAGCGGGAGGCGCCGGGACAGAAAGCCACAGCGGCGCGTAATTCTCCGACTCCTCGCAGCTGATCTATCCTCACGTGATTGACACGTCGCTGCTCTACGTGAAAGACTTTGGCCAGAGGTTCAAGTTGAAGCTCCTGGCCGAGGTGGTGCTCGGCAGGAGCATCCAGACGCCCGAGCGGGAAGGCCACTGTCCGGCGGAGGACGCCTTGGCCGCTTTGGATCTGGCCAAATACTTCATAAGCGAGTCACCTCTGAAggtaagggttagggtttgtgACTGGTGACCCCTTGTGGAGATTTGCCGCCGCCGACCCATCTTTTCCATTCTTCTGTTAGCTTGTCGAGGATCACCTGGAGGACCTTTGGGGTTTGACGGCGGAAGaagacgacggcggcggcggcgacgagCCCGCGCCCAGTAGCGGGTGCGCGTCCAAAGCGCGGCTTTGTGTTGCGTTGCTATGGTAACACCCCCTGCCTGCATTGCCCAGGTTTGCCGATGTTTTGCAGCGTCTGGGCAGGTCCCTCTGCTATGTGGGGAAACGCCGTGACATCACCTTACACCCGGCCAATCAGCTGTGGCACAACTCGGACAAACAGGTGAGGCTCCGGGCCTTGGCTGAGTTTCTGCGTCCTAACAAACGGATGGACGGAGGGAAaatgcgagcgagcgagcgagcgagcgagcgagggctTCTTCTCGTCAAGGCACTCGTGTGCAGGTGCTGGCCTCTTTCCTGGGACAGAGCAAGCGGCCCTTCTTCTCGGTGCTCAGCTTTTCCTCCTTCTCGAGCCGCCCTCCATGTCGAGACCACAAGGTGAAGACTCGGCGCACGAGTGTGTGCGCGCTGTCCCACTgactgtgcgtgcgtgcgtgcctttGTTAGGTGAGCCGCCGTCTTCAGCAAATGCGCGTGGTGTTTGCCGGACCGTTTCCCGCCGGCTTCTCCCAGGGAGAAGTGAGGCGACTCTTCAGCCGCTGCGGCTCGGTCAGGGCCGTCCAAATGCTGACCGGCACGCACAGGGTGCGTTTGATTCACACGCCCGAGCGAAATATCCCGCGTGAGATCTGAGGTGGCTTTTGTGCAGGTTCACGCCGCCGTGGAGTTCAAGTTACTGGAAGGAGCCGCGCTGGCGCTGCAACTGCTCAACGGGGCCCCCGTGCAGGGACACGCCCTGAAGGTGGGCTCGCCGAGCcagccattcattcattcattggatgccctattttcttttacaaTTGCAACAGTGgcaattgaaaaagaaaagccccCTTGCACACACGCATTTGCTCCGTCCCTTTCAGGTTCAGAGGCCGGTGAGCGAGTCCACGCTGGATTTTGACGTGACTCTGGAGGCGCTGACCAATGACGCCGTCAACGCCTGCCGCCTCTACACGCTCAAGCGCGCTCACGCATGGGACGGCCAGGCTTCTGCCTCCGGCCAGGCTTCTGCCTCCGGCCAACTGAGCCACGAGACCTTGATGAAGACGTTTGGCCGCTTTGGCGCCGTGGAGAGCGTCACGTTGACGGGCAAACCCGGAGGACGGGCCAAACGGGCCTTCATACGTGAGGATGCACGTGGGTCATTTAGGCCGCGTTGGCCTCAACTGTTGTGgctcttctcctcttccagAGTTTGAGCGTTCCGAGGGCAAACGGGCGGCCGTGGAGTCCGCCGCGGAACTTTGGTCGGAAAAGTACGTGACGTGTCCGGCGCTGACTCCGGCCCACGCCGCTTGCCGAGGGCCGCATCAGCGGAGAGGCCAAACGGAGCCGGAACCTCCTCAGGTGGAGCGGCCGCTTCTCACCTACGGGCTGACTCGGCACTAACCCTCTGCGCTTTCTCCCGTGAAGAACGTGGCGGAGCGTCACCGGATGCAAAAGCTGGACGCGCGCCTCGGCAAAGTCTTCCGCTCTCTCCCAGAAGGCGCCTTGTctgtggtgctgctgcttgCTCCCCACAGGTGagcttttggtttgttttccaACCCTGCGACTTCTTTCACTTGACCTTTCCTCCTTTGCGTCTCCTCAGCGTCGAGGAGCCGCCGTCACCTGGCCTGTGCTTCTTGGAGATCAAGTCCAAAGTCAAAGGTCTCACATGACGGACGCCTCTTGACTTTTGGAAATCAAATGGATTGGTGTCTTCAAGGCCCAAACTTTCACCGTCATCAAGGCGTTCTGAAACTTTGTCGCAATGAAAATCAGTGATGCTGTTGCTTTGCTGCTGTTGGgcaggcaaaaaaacaacaacaaaaaaacaacaaccctgGCCTTGTACTGCGTTTGCCCAGGTGACatggcagaagaaaaaaaatgtgctgaaCAAAGTGACGGACGGAGGCGGTGATTGTAAGAAAATGCTTTAATTTTTTCATCTCCCTGCCCTTTTTTCCAAGGAAATACCGAAAGATTTTTGAACCTCGTAGAAAAACAAGGTAAATATTTGTAAccattttgtcacatttgccGAACAGCGACAAAACAtctgtacaaaaacaaaacatagaaTCATCACCTCCAACCAAATCAGTGCCATAATAAATGATCACATTgtttggtgatatcctttcTGTACGTTTGCTAAAACAAGATCatatttgttgattttaaaatgacagcattTTAAATAGACCTCACGCTCAACCCTGATGTTGTCAACGACACTTTCACCTTGCGGCAGCTTAGCTAATGCGCACgcaagtataaaaaaaaaaaactaacaaaacacaaaatggagaAGAGCGCACCAGCTCCATTCCGGTTTTGCCCCGTGTGTAAAAGAACTGTTTGGATTGTGCGTGTTGAAGTGTGGGAAAGCGCAACCGTCCATCTCTATGGCTTGTGGGCGCCTCGCCGCTCCGCCTGGCTGGTCCCGAGTTGCCTCGGTGCTACCTACCACACCTCGGGGACCTCAAACGGCGACGATGACGTTCCAGCACCGGAACGAGGAGAAactgaaaaaaagcaaaaaggaaTAAGTCTCTTGGCTGCCATCAAAGTACACTCAAGTAAAAATGTGTCTCAGTTGGAGCAGATATTCTGCTTATTCAAGACCCCCCAACAAATGAACAACACGCTGAACTGGATCGGACCTTcagctttcttcttcttttgactttgatgcaCCGGCGGCACGACCGCTGCGGCCCGCCGCCAGCAGAGCGTCTCGTCGTCCTTTGCCGACTCTGCGCCTTCGGATCCGTCCTCCCCGGGACTCGACTCGGAGGACTCGGCGGCGGCGTCCCTGCGGGGACCGTCACTCAAAAGGGGCGTCCGACGGACGGATGGAGGAAATGACGGACTTACGTGGTCTTCAGCCACCCTTCTGACGTCTTGCTCTCCACAACTTCTACAATCAATGACAATTTGGTTGCAATCAGGAAATGTCACCAGTTCAGGATGAAATCCACTTCACGATGAAAAGCAAAgcgcccgcctgcccgcccaCCGTCAGTTTTCATCTTCTTGCTCCCGACACAGTCCGAGTACGAGTAGCGAGTCCAGCCGTCGGCGCCGCCGCTTCCCTGCTCCGCCTGGATGGGACTGCCGCTGCGCTTCCCAAGAGCACTGAGACCGTGACAAAAGACGGGTCGCTCTCACGCTTACTGCACAAGCCGGACCCTTAGCAAGAGCCGACGCGGCCAAAGACCTTTGCTTTCGTACCCGGAATATCCAAAGACGGAAGAAGCGGCGTAGTGAGGCTTGAGCCAGCCGTCTTCGGGCCAGGACTCGGGAGCCGGCTTCTCCTTGTCCTTGTCCTGCCGCTTGGCCCGGACGTAGTCGGCGTACGTCCGGATCTTGTAGCTCTCGGCGTAGCGGCTGGTGTTCATGGCTATCTGCACCTGCTCCGTCTGGCTGAGGGACACAAAGGCCGACGTGTCGTCCACCCACGAGACCTGGATGTTTCCTGAGCGGGCGGGAAACCACGGCAGGTGAGCGACGGCCAGAGAGTTGCCGGCAGAACCGCGCCGGCTGCGCCGTCTTTACCAAAGGCACTGAAGAGCTGATAGAGGTCACTGGTCTTCCATTCTTTGGGGAAGGTCACGTAGAGGACGTTGTCCCGCTTGGGTTGCACTGGAACCACAAAGACGGCTCGACATTTCCGGACCACGTGAGTATTGCCGCAAATTGCCAATACTCACAGTCCGGTCCCGTGATGTTGAGGTAGGGGATGTCGATTATCCTCATCAGGAAAAGTctgcaagcaagcaaacaaTCAAACAAACGGCGGAGCGGACGCAAACTGGAGCGGCGGCCCGGCTGAACATCGCTCACTTGTTGTAGAAAGGCTCCACCAGTTTGGAGCCGGCCGACACGTGCGCTTTGGGCGGCGCCAGGTAAGAGCCTGAAAATAGAAAAGGAGCGGAGCCATTAGGCCAAAGCCGTCTGGCTGGCTCGGTCCCAAGCTCATCGTCCAGCCGTCCGCCCACCCAGGTAGTTGGCCATGGAGATGAAGCAGCGGCCGGTGATGTAGGCGTCGTAGCCGGCCTCGTGCAACTGCTCCTTGGCCGTGTTGTAGCTGGGAAAGCCTTGGGCGGCCTCTGCGGGAAAAGCGCACCCGTCAAAACACGTCCCacggtgcgtgcgtgcgtgcgtgcgtgcatgtgcccGCTCACCTATCTGAGGAGCTTTGAACGGGCTTTCATTCAGCTGCTTCTCCAGCTCGGCCAGAGACGTGTTGCTGATCAGCTCCTGCATGGAGAAGAAGTTTTTTTGCAAAAGATTGCAATAAAAAGGATTCACGCGGGGAGATCCACCTTAAAGGGCTGAGTGGACGCCATCAACTTTGTATCCAGAAGCCTGTGGgaagaagacaaaagaaaagaaatcacgCAACTGCCGACACGCAAAGCATTCTCCCGTCATGAGAAACGCACCTTGGGAAAACGCACATGGTGACCTCCTTAAAATCGTGAAGATCCTAAGAGCCAGAAAGTGGAGCAAGCGTCAAATGACATGATGAcccccagccccccccccaaaaaaagaaagctgtgCGCATACTTGCGGCAGAGGGCAATAGAACTGGTGGATAGTGTGCATGACGTCCAGCAGCATGTTGTGGCCCACCACCAGTTTGGCCTGCCCAGCAACACGTTGCGTTAGCGGCGGCTCGCGCTCACACTTGCGCAAATACCAGGTTGACTCACAGACTTGGAGATGGCGTGGATGACCCGGGAGAAGCCCACGGCGTCGTTCAGTTGCCCCTGGCCCAGTTGAAAGACACGCCAATCGTCATGGTCAGAACGATTCAAAGCGAGAGTCTCGTTTTGTTAGCAAACCTGTTCCTTCTCCAGTTTCTGCTgctccctcttcctcctctcctcgTCGTCCACCTTACTGACCTGGATGATGCGCTCCTTCTGTCACGCAGAGGGAAGAAAAGGTTGAGCACCTTCATCCATTTCATCTTCTTTCTCTCTACCTTGTCCTCCATCTCCACAGTTTCTACATGGAGCCCCTTTGGAAACCTGTGGGCCCAAGAGAAGCGTCGCGTGAGCCTTCGCACGAGTTCAACAACAAACGCAAAGAGAGACGACGCACTCACTTCCAGTTGAGTGTCTGGTAGATCAACTTCCTCTGGAACCTttggacacaaaacaaatgggaGGACATCGGACCTACCATCTGATAACGTAGcccggcgggcgggcgtgcgGGCGGCCTACCCGCTGCACGGCTCCAGGTCGGTGCTTTTCTCCGTGCCGGAGAGCAGGGCCTCCACCTTCTCCCTGCGTCGGGCAACGTCAAAAGCACGTCATTGCGCGGGCCACGTCAAAAGCGCGCCACCGCGAGACCTACACGGCTCGGTCGATGAAGTCCTTGTGCTCGTCGGGCACGTGGGCGGGGCCCTTGGAGCAGGACGGCGACACGTAGGACGGCGTTCCCGCGCCGTTGGCCTGCTGGTTTCGCCTCTCCTCCGCCTGCTCCCTCAGCTGGGCCTCCTCCTCGTGGTTCAGGTAGGGGATTCCTGTTGAAGCCGGACGTTAGCACCGGGAGGGAGACTTCGCCGAAAAGTTCAGACCATCTCCCGAATCTCCATTTCACTCACCGTGACAGAAAACCTTGTTGAAGTCAAAGCCTTGACTGGCCAAAAAGTCAATACTGGAACTCTAGAACcatagaaacaaacaaatacaatttaattttaatccaGGTGCTCCATTATAGTGGAAACATTCTTAACAGGAAAGTAGCAGACTTACTTGGCAGATAAACTTGATGTCAGGTGACGCCCGGTTGAAAGGTTTCGGgaagatataaaagttaaaAGTCTTTGTGATGTACCTGCAGGAGAGAGAATGACAGCGACACTTTGGAAGACCAGAATGTTACAAATGTGCCATTTGGGGCAAGCATCTGGATTCAATCAAAATGAGTCAAATAATACTCAATATATTCGATGGTGATTTCGGGGGGGAACATCCACACTCGGGTTTCTATTCCCACTCATCTCTTTTGGGAAAACACTCACTTGGAGTCTTTCTGGTCATACTTGAAGGTGCACAGGCCAAATTGGAAGAGTAGAAAATCCATAGAATGCTTGAAGACGGGGAAAGAAGAGATTCAATTAGCAGGCCGCCCGCGGGGATTGCTCCGAATGTCACAAAAGGTGTGCAAACCTTTTTGAGCTTAGTGTAGCGTTCCTCCGGCGTGTCCAGCCCGTTGGTGAGCGCACTGACGCTGGGTCCATCGCTGATCCCTGGGCAACACAACGCAACACGCAAGCGGTTCGCTCACATCCACGCTAGCCGGCTCTGAGCACGCATTTAGTCATACCTGAAAACTCTCCGTCGATGGCGAGAAAGTCCGCCTCCTCTATCGCGGCGTACACCAGGTTTAAACAGTCTTTAAAAGCTGAGAATGGCAATTTTCGCGTTAGCTTAGCGGGCTAAGGTTGCTCCAAGCACACGAGCCAGCGctagcgaggggggggggggggggagtcacAGCGAGCGCAGCGCGCGTCGTTTTCAAGCGACACGCTGCGCTTATAAAATAGCGGCCCGTGCGGATGACAAAATACAAGGGCCGCCGTGTGAGACTTACATTTGCGTGTCACCTCCATCTCGAAGCGACGCTTCTTGAGGCCGCCTGGCCTGCTGACTGTTAACGGTTGCTAGCCGACCGACCCGCCGACCGACCTCGTTTTGCTTTTCAAGGTGCGTTCAGGTGGCGCTGGGAATTTGGGTATTCTCAAGAACGACCCCCTACCATTCGCAACTCCAAGCATTTCCTACAGACGCAAAGATTTAACATTTGCTCGAGTATCTCCCGGACGTTATGATGACTGACTACAAATAACGAGCATTATTTAGACTTTCATTACATTAATTAACCAAATAACATATCGTCGTCTCTTACGTTCAAATACTGGGAATAAGCAAACGtgatttcaatgaaaaaatagCACAACAAaaagctattaaaaaaaaacaatcataggAAACAGTAAATACAAGTACAAATttaagggattttttttttttaccccaatTTCCTTTTCCAGCTTGAAattaaacattcaaataaatatcaatCATTCTCTCGGATCGGATAGGAACCTTGCTAGGCAACAACAGTGAAAGGCAGCCATGTCGTCCAATCAGATGCTAGTCCCGCTTAGTGGGCGGGCTGTTTTGGCACTTTAAAGATGGAAGGCGCCCAATACGCGgcgctcgcccgcccgcccctcTCTTTGGTCCGCGGGCCCACCGTGACAAGCGATCTGTTCGCCTGTGCGGCAGCCATTGATGCTCCCGTTATTGACCGCCGAAAGCAGACATTTCTGAAGCAATtcgattttttcccccccgacTGGAGCCATGGTGTCGCACTCTCTCGCCCTGCCGATGATCTGCTTCACCACCCTTTGGGCGCTGGTGGGGGTGGTGGCTCCCTTTTTGGTGCCCAAAGGACCAAATCGAGGGTAAGAAGGTTTAGCGGCTAACGCTAGCGATGTTACGTTTCAATTGGTTCGCTCCCTCTTTATCTTTTCTTCTTGCTCGCCCTATTCCAGCTCAATGCTACAATAAGAGccttttttgttgtcgttGTGGTTGCATCACGAAATGTAGCAGTGATGAGGGAAAGTGTGATGATAACCATAAACCCAGAAATGGAAGCGCAAATCATCTGGACAGCATATTCTTATCACGGGATGTATtcagtgcccccccccaaccagGTTCAGAATGTATTCAGTGCCCCCCAAACCAGTTTCATTATTGCCCTTTACAGTCCGCAAGTACATTGGTAGAAGAGTTTTCATTCTTCAAGGTTAATCCAAAGGTTGCTAGTTTCCTAGTAACACCCTTTACTAGTTCCTTCTTCCATGGTAGAGTTTTTGTGGTACAAACATGTAAGGCTCCTCCAAAGGTTCCTATCTGGGGCCAAATCTTTAGTTGTGGGATCAATGCCCTATTTCTTTGGTGATTTCGTCATGACAGGCTCAAATCGCTTGTTCTGGGCAAACTCCCTCGTGATAGGATAAGTTGCTAAATTTTGCGACTTATTCTTTGTCGCACTACAAGCCTGCGAGAGCCTCCAAAGGTGCAGGTAGTTCCTGTGGCGTAAAGTCTCCTGTATTGTGCGACTCTCTTTTTCAGGGTGATTGTCTCCAGTTTGATTCTCACTGCCATCTGCTGCTACCTCTTGTGAGTACTTTGTAACTACACTTGTGTATTTTCAACGTCGTTGTGTTTCCAACCAAATGTATGGACACTTCACACAAGACACCGCCAGAGGGAGCCAAacgccatcatccagtctgaaTTTCGGCGAGCACGTTTGACCGCAGCCTTAATCATGTTTTCATATCGAAGTCTTTGAttattgtgtgtattttttttatttttttttccacagctgGTTAATAGCCATCCTGGCACAGACCAACCCTCTGTTTGGCCCTCAACTGAAGAACGAAACCATTTGGTACCTGACTTACTTCTGGGAGTAGACCAGGTGAGACATGAACATGAAATGTCAACATCCGCATTTAAGTGAGATGTGAAAATATTAGACATTGAATATGAGACACTATTcatatttcaaaatcaaaCCAATATTCTGCACGTATGTTACTTGACACATGGGATATGGTACATTAGACATCAATAAGATTGAAACATGGTACATTGTAGGCACAGCAATTAAATACCAAATAGGATTTGAATGTGCTACATTAGCAGTATATGCTCTGGATatcatttcaatgttttgttcATTGTGATGCCAATATGGTCCATTAAATATCTTAAGACATTCAAGAATCaatcatgaaaatgaataatgTCAAATATTGTGTTCCTTTTCTTCCAGGCGGCCCTTATATCGCCgtcatgcacgcacacacacacacacacacaccccaagTTCCATACTTTTAAGAAGAAGACTACTGTACTGgttgatatttatttaaatgagtGCTTAACAAACCTTTAAATGTGCAATGTGTtagttccactttttttttttcatgtgtatTTATAGTTTAATCTGCGAACGTAATGAACGGAGTGCTATGTCATTGTAACACCCCCAAACATGGTGAGCAACCCCAAACTCCTTCTCCTCATCCTTGTTGCCGTGGTGATCCGCTCACCCGATTCACAGCGGGGCACACGTAAGATGCATTTGAGCACGCTTTGCGCGGCAAAATGTACATTCTGACGGATGCATGTGCGTTTGTAAAACagtttcaaaagaaaacactccAATCAGAAGTATGACACCAAGTTGTTACAATTGAGCATTTTTCCTGTTGGACATGGtggaaacaatttgttttagacACCTGCCAtcctcaaaaaacaaaataccccTCCTTGGCGCTTCCTCTGCGATTTGCTTTTCGCTTTGAGCCTCAACCGCAGCGAGGTGTCCTGATTGCTCCTCCCTCTTAATTTTCCTTTAACCAGCGATGCTTTAGCCCAAAAGACAAAGCCAACAAACCCAAAGATTCCAAATCAACATCTAAATACAGCTACTTTTCACAAAGACCAAATTCCGCAAAAAAGACAACGGCATTCTAAGCCCGACCCTCTCgactcaactttttttcttttggatcAGGGAAGCAACTGTGGAAATCTTCCAAGTTGTGGCGCGCCACATTCCGCTCGGCAGCCGCTAAGCACTTTGGATAACGTTCCGTGCTTCCTGCTTTTAATATCCGCTCGTAATCccgtcaatgtgtgtgtgtgtgtgtgtgtgtgtgtgtgtgtgtgtgtgcccgcgcgtgtgcatgtggagtcgccatggcaacaacatCCATCACAGCTCTAATTGTCATTGTGACCTGGTATTAATGATTGTTATGTGTGTGAAGAAGTGAAAGAATAAAAAGAGTAACTTCCTTGTGTTGAATTCAACAGTATGGAATGTACGCAGCAGCTCCTGTAGACTTTTCCGTTTCAGACATTTCACAATGACACAGCACTTACAATTTTGGTCTTGCAGCCATTTGAGGTTGTTGGGCTTCAAAAGTACTGCGCATAATCACAGCCTCACCTTCTGTTAGCTTGGTCCTGCTacacaaggggggggggggtatttttGTCCTTGTATTTCTAcacacaacatgaaattgtttttgccATTGAACAATGAGCAACTTGAAACTCACAGGTGTTGCACGCCGTGACATATATCTGGTTACTATGGCGATGAGAAGATGATCTTGACCGTTATCAAGTAGGCCGACATGGAGCTGCCACTCCCTCGCTACACTATCTCGTCAGATTCAAAATGTTGCaaatttatgattttttttttattctgatgAAAAAGAGACttttgtgaaaagaaagaCCTTTTCCTTCAAACACTACCTTGTTCTCATACTCTATTTGAATTCACAAAGCTGTTCGTAAATCTCAAATGAAATGACGTGATTGTCTCAGACCACTCGTACACAAACGCCTGCAAATGTGGGCTTTAAATGGGATAAATTTGCAGATTATCCTTCTGTAATATTCATAAATAGGCCATGATGTTCCGACGCCTGACTcctccccaaaaaagaaatcattatTTATGCACGCATGTATAGGAGACGGcctggatggagggatggatgatTGTATTCATCACCTGGGAGTCGCTGCAGGAATCTTGTTACCGCGTGCCAATTCCACTTGTATATGTATCTCTGTGTAAATGCGGGGATTTAGCTGGACGTATTTCGGGGAGGCCTCGGGTTCACTGGGTTCACATCTGCTGCTGCCTCCCTCTGTCCTTAAACGCGGTCGCGTCACTCCGCCCCGTCGGCCAACCCTGCGTTTGTAAACACACGCCACTTCCGCTGTTACGTGATGCCAATTTAGTCAAGCTCGTGACATGACTACAACCGGAAGTTGCGTGCAATAACAATGCCATTTTGCTCAGAGTCGACTTCCATTGTAAAAGTCCTCAGTCAGAGGAAGTGTCGGCGCTCGCTTCGTTGTTTTCTAGTTAACTTGACCTGATCGTGCTTACCTTGAGAACAAACAAGCGACTAGTGGGGAGGGAAAACGCGTGTTTAAAGTTGAACCGCTTCCCAgctagaatagaatagaatagaatagaatagatctttatttgtcatgtcACATGTACAATGAAATTTACAGGTCAACAAAGCTGATTTTTTTCCGCGTTTACGTTCGATTCGCTGCTGTGTCACTTCCGCCGCGAAGCCGGGCGGCACCATGTCGCGAGGCCGCGGGGGTGCGTGGCTCTCCCGCCCTCTGTCTgtcccccgcccccacctatAGAGGCCCGGGAGACGAGACGAATAGCGGTGCTAGGAGGGGGGGTGTCCACCGATCGCACGTCCGTCG
This window harbors:
- the parn gene encoding poly(A)-specific ribonuclease PARN isoform X1 encodes the protein MEVTRKSFKDCLNLVYAAIEEADFLAIDGEFSGISDGPSVSALTNGLDTPEERYTKLKKHSMDFLLFQFGLCTFKYDQKDSKYITKTFNFYIFPKPFNRASPDIKFICQSSSIDFLASQGFDFNKVFCHGIPYLNHEEEAQLREQAEERRNQQANGAGTPSYVSPSCSKGPAHVPDEHKDFIDRAVEKVEALLSGTEKSTDLEPCSGFQRKLIYQTLNWKFPKGLHVETVEMEDKKERIIQVSKVDDEERRKREQQKLEKEQGQLNDAVGFSRVIHAISKSAKLVVGHNMLLDVMHTIHQFYCPLPQDLHDFKEVTMCVFPRLLDTKLMASTQPFKELISNTSLAELEKQLNESPFKAPQIEAAQGFPSYNTAKEQLHEAGYDAYITGRCFISMANYLGSYLAPPKAHVSAGSKLVEPFYNKLFLMRIIDIPYLNITGPDLQPKRDNVLYVTFPKEWKTSDLYQLFSAFGNIQVSWVDDTSAFVSLSQTEQVQIAMNTSRYAESYKIRTYADYVRAKRQDKDKEKPAPESWPEDGWLKPHYAASSVFGYSGALGKRSGSPIQAEQGSGGADGWTRYSYSDCVGSKKMKTDEVVESKTSEGWLKTTTVPAGTPPPSPPSRVPGRTDPKAQSRQRTTRRSAGGGPQRSCRRCIKVKRRRKLKFLLVPVLERHRRRLRSPRCGR
- the parn gene encoding poly(A)-specific ribonuclease PARN isoform X2 encodes the protein MEVTRKSFKDCLNLVYAAIEEADFLAIDGEFSGISDGPSVSALTNGLDTPEERYTKLKKHSMDFLLFQFGLCTFKYDQKDSKYITKTFNFYIFPKPFNRASPDIKFICQSSSIDFLASQGFDFNKVFCHGIPYLNHEEEAQLREQAEERRNQQANGAGTPSYVSPSCSKGPAHVPDEHKDFIDRAVEKVEALLSGTEKSTDLEPCSGFQRKLIYQTLNWKFPKGLHVETVEMEDKKERIIQVSKVDDEERRKREQQKLEKEQGQLNDAVGFSRVIHAISKSAKLVVGHNMLLDVMHTIHQFYCPLPQDLHDFKEVTMCVFPRLLDTKLMASTQPFKELISNTSLAELEKQLNESPFKAPQIEAAQGFPSYNTAKEQLHEAGYDAYITGRCFISMANYLGSYLAPPKAHVSAGSKLVEPFYNKLFLMRIIDIPYLNITGPDLQPKRDNVLYVTFPKEWKTSDLYQLFSAFGNIQVSWVDDTSAFVSLSQTEQVQIAMNTSRYAESYKIRTYADYVRAKRQDKDKEKPAPESWPEDGWLKPHYAASSVFGYSGALGKRSGSPIQAEQGSGGADGWTRYSYSDCVGSKKMKTDEVVESKTSEGWLKTTRDAAAESSESSPGEDGSEGAESAKDDETLCWRRAAAVVPPVHQSQKKKKAEVSPRSGAGTSSSPFEVPEVW
- the parn gene encoding poly(A)-specific ribonuclease PARN isoform X3, translating into MEVTRKSFKDCLNLVYAAIEEADFLAIDGEFSGISDGPSVSALTNGLDTPEERYTKLKKHSMDFLLFQFGLCTFKYDQKDSKYITKTFNFYIFPKPFNRASPDIKFICQSSSIDFLASQGFDFNKVFCHGIPYLNHEEEAQLREQAEERRNQQANGAGTPSYVSPSCSKGPAHVPDEHKDFIDRAVEKVEALLSGTEKSTDLEPCSGFQRKLIYQTLNWKFPKGLHVETVEMEDKKERIIQVSKVDDEERRKREQQKLEKEQGQLNDAVGFSRVIHAISKSAKLVVGHNMLLDVMHTIHQFYCPLPQDLHDFKEVTMCVFPRLLDTKLMASTQPFKELISNTSLAELEKQLNESPFKAPQIEAAQGFPSYNTAKEQLHEAGYDAYITGRCFISMANYLGSYLAPPKAHVSAGSKLVEPFYNKLFLMRIIDIPYLNITGPDLQPKRDNVLYVTFPKEWKTSDLYQLFSAFGNIQVSWVDDTSAFVSLSQTEQVQIAMNTSRYAESYKIRTYADYVRAKRQDKDKEKPAPESWPEDGWLKPHYAASSVFGYSGALGKRSGSPIQAEQGSGGADGWTRYSYSDCVGSKKMKTDEVVESKTSEGWLKTTDAAAESSESSPGEDGSEGAESAKDDETLCWRRAAAVVPPVHQSQKKKKAEVSPRSGAGTSSSPFEVPEVW